Proteins encoded in a region of the Bradyrhizobium sp. CB3481 genome:
- a CDS encoding serine hydrolase domain-containing protein: MKTPARQTLHRAAGLRAGKALAAALSWAIWTGAAAANPAANVPAPSPHKLERITEFFNNEVATGKLPGAVVLIQQHGKPVYLKCFGVQDVATKAPMTSDTIFALHSMTKPITSVAAMMLIDAGKLSLTDPASKFVPAFADVKVGIPSTMADGTHYLKLVPPDRPVTIEDLLRHTSGITYDYIGGKLIDKAYKDSGLFDGMFDNKRFAERIARLPLSRQPGTLWRYGHSTDVIGRIIEIVSGQTLYQFEKQHILDPLRMTSTKYVLESAEERARMAEPLPNDTILLDSERERRAHPEWESGGGGLVSTLNDYTRFAQMILNGGEFEGKRYLSPAAFKAMTTDHVGPGSGVGRDYYYFPGDGFGYGYGFGIRTDPGNAKPPPPGSIGELKWDSGSGTYFGVDPSLDMIYIMLEQTQNERSRILPAFKALVYDAFAADK; the protein is encoded by the coding sequence ATGAAGACGCCGGCTCGGCAGACATTGCATCGCGCTGCGGGATTGCGCGCCGGAAAGGCTCTTGCCGCGGCGTTGTCATGGGCGATTTGGACCGGCGCGGCGGCGGCCAATCCGGCGGCCAACGTCCCCGCCCCTTCTCCACACAAGCTCGAGCGCATCACCGAGTTCTTCAACAATGAGGTTGCGACCGGGAAATTGCCGGGCGCCGTCGTCTTGATCCAGCAGCATGGCAAGCCGGTCTATCTGAAGTGTTTCGGCGTGCAGGACGTCGCGACCAAGGCGCCGATGACATCAGACACGATCTTTGCGCTTCACTCGATGACGAAGCCGATCACCAGCGTCGCGGCGATGATGCTGATCGACGCCGGCAAGCTTTCGCTCACCGACCCCGCCTCGAAATTCGTTCCGGCGTTCGCCGACGTCAAGGTCGGGATACCATCCACCATGGCTGACGGAACGCACTATCTGAAACTTGTCCCGCCGGACCGGCCGGTGACGATCGAGGACCTGCTGCGCCATACGTCGGGCATCACCTATGATTACATCGGCGGCAAGCTGATCGACAAAGCCTACAAGGACTCAGGCCTGTTCGACGGCATGTTCGACAACAAGAGGTTTGCAGAGCGCATTGCGAGGCTGCCGCTTTCAAGACAGCCCGGCACGCTTTGGCGCTACGGCCACTCCACCGACGTGATCGGCCGCATCATCGAGATCGTATCCGGACAGACGCTCTATCAATTCGAGAAGCAGCACATCCTTGATCCGCTTCGGATGACCAGCACCAAATATGTTCTCGAAAGCGCCGAAGAGCGCGCGCGAATGGCGGAGCCGCTGCCGAACGACACCATCCTGCTGGACTCGGAACGCGAGAGGCGCGCCCATCCGGAATGGGAATCCGGCGGCGGCGGGCTGGTCTCGACGCTGAACGACTATACTCGCTTTGCCCAGATGATCCTCAACGGCGGAGAGTTCGAGGGTAAACGCTATCTCAGCCCGGCGGCGTTCAAGGCGATGACGACGGACCATGTCGGGCCGGGCTCCGGCGTGGGGCGGGATTACTACTACTTTCCCGGCGACGGCTTCGGCTATGGTTACGGCTTTGGCATCCGCACCGATCCGGGCAACGCCAAACCACCGCCGCCCGGCTCGATCGGCGAACTCAAATGGGATAGCGGCAGCGGCACCTATTTCGGCGTCGATCCCAGCCTGGACATGATCTACATCATGCTGGAGCAAACCCAGAACGAACGCAGCCGCATCCTGCCCGCCTTCAAGGCGCTGGTTTACGACGCGTTCGCCGCGGACAAATGA
- a CDS encoding SMP-30/gluconolactonase/LRE family protein gives MTRPQQERDPERAISRRTLVHGLAVAAGATVAGASGALAQVSAQGGPPNGPVAPPSTVTNPPRDFSPRGAPTTYFWDPDIIAVDPSFNNLAQPNTAIKRLYTGVLWAEGPAWSAQGRYLLWSDIPNNRQMRWSEDDGHVSVFRTPSNNSNGNSFDFQGRQLSCEHLTRRVVRYEHDGTATVLADSYNGKKLNSPNDVVAHPDGSYWFTDPPYGGQLYEGEPDAAGGPSNAGGKLNPRIGQPAGFVPGKRELPTNCYRIDPSGRIDLVVTEEQVPDPNGLCFSPDYKKLYVSSTGKGPGDTGAGGKGDMFVFDVGTDNKLSNQKRFSDFMVDGVKCGPDGMRCDVNGNVWAASNAGRAVGYSGVTVWSPEGKLLGRIRLPEVCGNVTFGGPKRNRLFMAASQSLYAVYLATQGAGPG, from the coding sequence ATGACACGCCCACAACAGGAGCGCGATCCGGAACGCGCGATTTCACGACGGACCCTGGTCCACGGCCTTGCGGTGGCCGCCGGCGCCACCGTGGCGGGAGCCAGTGGCGCGCTGGCCCAGGTCAGTGCTCAAGGCGGTCCTCCGAACGGCCCGGTGGCGCCGCCGTCCACGGTGACAAATCCGCCGCGCGATTTCAGTCCGCGTGGCGCCCCGACCACCTACTTCTGGGACCCCGACATCATCGCCGTCGATCCGTCCTTCAACAATCTTGCCCAGCCCAATACCGCAATCAAGCGTCTCTATACTGGCGTGTTGTGGGCCGAGGGACCGGCCTGGAGCGCGCAGGGACGTTACCTCCTGTGGAGCGACATCCCGAACAATCGGCAGATGCGGTGGTCGGAGGACGACGGCCACGTCAGCGTCTTCCGCACGCCCTCCAACAACTCGAACGGTAACTCGTTCGACTTCCAGGGCCGCCAGCTCTCCTGCGAGCATCTCACCCGCCGCGTGGTGCGCTATGAGCATGACGGCACCGCCACCGTGCTGGCCGATTCCTACAACGGCAAGAAGCTGAATTCTCCGAACGACGTCGTCGCGCATCCCGACGGCAGTTACTGGTTCACCGATCCGCCCTATGGCGGCCAGCTTTATGAGGGTGAGCCGGATGCTGCGGGCGGTCCGAGCAATGCCGGCGGCAAGCTCAATCCGCGGATCGGCCAGCCGGCCGGCTTCGTGCCAGGCAAGCGCGAGCTGCCGACCAATTGCTATCGGATCGATCCCTCCGGCCGCATCGACCTCGTGGTGACGGAAGAGCAGGTGCCCGATCCCAACGGCCTCTGCTTCTCGCCTGACTACAAGAAGCTGTACGTCAGCTCCACCGGCAAGGGACCGGGCGACACCGGCGCGGGCGGCAAGGGCGATATGTTCGTGTTCGATGTCGGCACCGATAACAAGCTCAGCAACCAGAAGCGGTTCAGCGATTTCATGGTCGACGGCGTGAAGTGTGGACCGGACGGCATGCGCTGCGATGTCAACGGCAACGTCTGGGCCGCGAGCAATGCCGGCCGCGCCGTCGGCTATAGCGGCGTGACGGTATGGTCACCGGAGGGCAAGCTGCTTGGCCGCATTCGCCTGCCTGAGGTGTGCGGCAACGTCACCTTCGGCGGTCCCAAGCGCAACCGCCTGTTCATGGCGGCGAGCCAGTCGCTTTACGCCGTATATTTGGCGACCCAAGGGGCAGGGCCTGGTTAA
- a CDS encoding acyl-CoA dehydrogenase, translating into MSFRRDFISKPIFAFARGAMPAMSDTEREALEAGDVWWDADLFTGNPDWSKLLAVAPAILTDEERAFLNGPVDELCAMLDEWKINWEWRDLPPEAWAFVKRHRFFGMIIPKEFGGLGFSPYAHSEVVRKLSSRSLTAAVTVMVPNSLGPGELLMRFGTKEQQQQWLPRLADGRDIPCFGLTSPEAGSDAASMVDTGIICKGQFEGREVLGLRLNWHKRYITLGPVATLLGLAFKAYDPDHLVGQQEELGITVALIPTHLPGVEIGRRHLPAMQVFQNGPNWGRDVFIPMDYIIGGQERLGEGWKMLMTALAAGRGISLPSLSAAGAAYAARTTGAYARIREQFGISIGKFEGIEEPLARIVGTAYLLDAARRLTCAALNQGHHPAVISGIMKLHATERMRIVIDDAMDIHGGKAVIDGPQNYMGSLYRAVPVGITVEGANILTRNLIVFGQGAIRAHPFLLEEMNALGEADRAKGLDAFDKAFWAHVGHSFKTMFRAWGRSWTGGLLAPAPDAGEATRFYRQLSRYSSAFALCADMALLTLGGALKRKEMLSARFGDILSELYLLSAALKRWQDEGRQREDFAALEWCMASGFRTIENRFAEILANLPSRLVAVMLKFLIQPFGAKVTGPSDRVVHQCAELVLAPSTARDRLTPDLAAVDDDGGIARLEKAFHLVTSAEDAAKQMRAARLHDWKEAVTRGVITQADGEKLQAAHEAVAKVIEVDDFAAEALSPIYRKGADVHQFFQELGEQRAAS; encoded by the coding sequence ATGAGCTTCCGCCGCGATTTCATCAGCAAGCCGATCTTCGCTTTCGCGCGTGGCGCGATGCCGGCGATGTCCGACACCGAGCGCGAGGCGCTGGAGGCGGGCGACGTCTGGTGGGACGCCGACCTCTTTACCGGCAATCCCGACTGGTCGAAATTGCTGGCAGTCGCGCCGGCCATTTTGACGGATGAAGAAAGGGCCTTTCTCAACGGTCCGGTCGATGAGCTCTGCGCCATGCTCGACGAGTGGAAGATCAATTGGGAATGGCGCGATCTGCCGCCGGAGGCATGGGCCTTCGTCAAGCGGCACAGATTCTTCGGCATGATCATCCCGAAGGAATTTGGCGGGCTCGGCTTCTCGCCCTATGCGCATTCGGAAGTGGTACGAAAGCTGTCCTCGCGCTCGCTGACCGCCGCCGTCACCGTGATGGTGCCGAACTCGCTCGGGCCCGGCGAACTGTTGATGCGTTTCGGCACCAAGGAGCAGCAACAGCAATGGTTGCCCCGCCTTGCCGACGGCCGCGACATTCCCTGCTTCGGCCTGACCAGCCCGGAGGCGGGCTCGGATGCCGCTTCGATGGTCGACACCGGCATCATCTGCAAAGGCCAGTTCGAAGGCCGCGAAGTGCTGGGCCTGCGGCTGAACTGGCACAAGCGCTACATCACGCTGGGGCCGGTGGCGACGCTGCTCGGTCTCGCCTTCAAGGCCTATGATCCCGATCATCTCGTGGGCCAGCAGGAAGAGCTCGGCATCACCGTCGCCCTGATCCCGACCCATCTGCCCGGCGTCGAGATCGGCCGCCGCCACCTACCGGCGATGCAGGTGTTCCAGAACGGCCCGAACTGGGGCCGGGACGTCTTTATCCCGATGGACTACATCATCGGCGGGCAGGAGCGGTTAGGTGAGGGCTGGAAGATGCTGATGACGGCGCTCGCCGCCGGCCGCGGCATTTCGCTGCCGTCATTATCGGCGGCAGGCGCGGCCTACGCCGCGCGGACCACCGGCGCCTATGCCCGCATCCGCGAGCAGTTCGGCATTTCCATCGGTAAGTTCGAAGGTATTGAGGAGCCGCTCGCCCGCATCGTCGGCACCGCCTATCTGCTCGACGCCGCGCGTCGGCTGACCTGTGCCGCGCTCAACCAGGGGCATCATCCGGCCGTGATCTCCGGCATCATGAAGCTGCACGCCACCGAGCGGATGCGGATCGTGATCGACGACGCCATGGACATCCATGGCGGCAAGGCTGTGATCGACGGGCCGCAGAATTACATGGGCAGCCTCTACCGCGCGGTGCCGGTCGGCATCACGGTGGAAGGCGCCAACATCCTCACGCGAAACCTCATCGTGTTCGGGCAGGGCGCGATCCGTGCTCATCCATTCCTGCTCGAGGAAATGAATGCGCTGGGTGAAGCCGACCGTGCCAAGGGGCTGGACGCGTTCGACAAAGCGTTCTGGGCGCATGTCGGCCACAGCTTCAAGACCATGTTCCGCGCCTGGGGCCGGAGCTGGACCGGCGGCCTGTTGGCGCCGGCGCCCGATGCCGGCGAGGCGACGCGATTCTATCGCCAGCTCTCGCGCTATTCTTCAGCGTTTGCGCTCTGCGCCGACATGGCGCTGCTGACGCTCGGCGGCGCGCTCAAGCGTAAGGAAATGCTCTCGGCGCGGTTCGGCGACATCCTGTCCGAGCTCTATCTGTTATCGGCCGCGCTGAAGCGCTGGCAGGACGAGGGACGCCAGCGCGAAGATTTCGCGGCGCTTGAATGGTGCATGGCAAGTGGCTTCCGCACCATCGAAAATCGCTTTGCCGAGATCCTCGCCAATCTGCCGAGTCGGTTGGTGGCGGTGATGCTGAAATTCCTGATACAGCCGTTCGGCGCCAAGGTGACCGGACCGTCGGACCGCGTTGTGCATCAATGCGCAGAGCTGGTGCTGGCGCCGTCGACGGCGCGCGACCGCCTGACGCCGGATCTTGCCGCCGTCGACGATGATGGCGGCATCGCGCGGCTGGAGAAGGCGTTCCACCTCGTCACATCAGCAGAGGACGCCGCAAAGCAGATGCGCGCGGCGCGGCTGCATGACTGGAAGGAGGCGGTGACGAGGGGCGTCATCACCCAGGCCGACGGCGAAAAGCTTCAGGCCGCGCATGAGGCCGTTGCCAAGGTGATCGAGGTCGACGACTTCGCAGCCGAAGCATTGTCGCCGATTTACAGGAAGGGCGCCGACGTGCATCAGTTCTTCCAGGAACTGGGTGAACAGAGGGCGGCAAGCTGA
- a CDS encoding L,D-transpeptidase family protein yields MIRLLAGLLVLACLVRPAIAGPDAAAINNAEFKGKAPSDDKIHPAVVKAQVLLDRANLSPGEIDGKLGENARKALKAFTEANGLAAGKQPLTSEIWGALVATSSDAVIVDYKITDKDVKGPFLEKLPAKMEDMKGLKSLGYTSPREAIAEKFHMSEALLAALNPGKKFDEADQTISVVNVAVTETKANGDSKTKSAKPAVTRVEVDKTAQTVKAFADSQLIAFFPATVGSTEKPTPSGTLKVTSIDANPHYGYNPDYKFKGVKSKTAFTINPGPNNPAGIYWIGLSAEGYGIHGTPNPSKVSKAESHGCVRLTNWDVAKLAKLLKKGSEVSFIDHEAANRK; encoded by the coding sequence ATGATCCGCTTGCTCGCCGGGCTGCTTGTGCTCGCGTGCCTGGTCCGTCCTGCCATCGCAGGGCCTGATGCGGCCGCGATCAACAATGCGGAGTTCAAAGGCAAGGCGCCGTCCGACGACAAGATTCATCCGGCTGTCGTCAAGGCGCAGGTTTTACTCGACCGAGCCAATCTCTCGCCTGGCGAGATCGACGGCAAGCTCGGCGAGAATGCCCGGAAGGCTTTGAAAGCCTTTACCGAAGCCAACGGCCTCGCTGCAGGCAAGCAGCCGCTGACATCAGAGATCTGGGGCGCGCTGGTCGCGACCAGTTCGGATGCCGTCATCGTGGACTACAAGATCACCGATAAGGACGTGAAGGGGCCGTTCCTGGAAAAGCTTCCGGCGAAGATGGAAGACATGAAGGGTCTGAAGTCGCTTGGCTACACCAGTCCGCGCGAAGCCATCGCTGAAAAATTTCACATGAGCGAGGCGCTTCTTGCCGCGCTAAATCCCGGCAAGAAGTTCGACGAGGCGGACCAGACGATCTCGGTGGTGAACGTCGCGGTGACCGAGACGAAGGCGAATGGCGATAGCAAGACTAAGAGTGCGAAGCCGGCGGTAACGCGTGTCGAGGTCGACAAGACGGCCCAAACGGTCAAGGCCTTCGCGGATTCCCAACTGATCGCTTTCTTCCCGGCGACTGTCGGCAGCACGGAGAAACCGACTCCGAGCGGCACGCTCAAGGTGACCTCGATCGATGCCAATCCGCACTACGGCTACAACCCGGATTACAAGTTCAAGGGCGTCAAATCCAAGACCGCCTTTACCATCAATCCGGGTCCTAACAATCCCGCCGGCATCTACTGGATCGGACTTTCAGCGGAAGGATATGGCATCCACGGGACGCCGAACCCATCGAAGGTCAGCAAGGCGGAGTCGCACGGCTGCGTCCGGCTGACGAACTGGGACGTCGCCAAGCTGGCGAAGCTTCTGAAGAAGGGTTCGGAAGTATCGTTCATTGATCACGAAGCGGCAAACCGGAAGTGA